The uncultured Fibrobacter sp. genome includes the window TAATATTTTTCCCCGCTTAGTTCAAAGCGGATTGTAACGGGGGAATGATCGGAGGGGTAGCGAAACTTTTCTCCGTCGTAATAGGTCTCGTTGAGTATTCCGAAACGCTTGACCTTTGTACCTGGGGCGACGAATATGTGGTCGAGCTGCCAAATGCCGAAACGTGATGGGTCGAAGTGGTTGTAACTGCCGTTGGGTGTGCTTGTAAATTCGGCGATCTTTTGTGCGTCGACCATGACAGAGGTTTCCAGGTTTTTGTACGATTTTGATGTTGAAGTGAAATTCAAGTCTCCGGCAAAGATGAATGGCGTGTTTCCTGCCATGGAGTAGATTTTCCGACTCATCAACTTTGCGCTTTCGGCTTGAGCATCTTTGCCATGGTAGTCAAAGTGAACATTGAAAATGTACAGAAAATCCTGTTGAAATTTAAGTTTCGCCCAGGTGCAGTAGCGGGCATGTTTGGAATCCCAACTCTTGCTTTTTTTTTCGGGTGTTTTCGACAGATAGAACCTTCCGTAGTCGACAACGGTGAATAATCCTTTCTTTATAATAATGGGGTTGTATTCCATGGTGTCGGAAAGGATGATGTCATACTCAGGAAGAAGTTCCATTAACTGTTTTAAGCGGTAGGGACTGCCCTCCTGAAGGCCGACAATGTCAAAGTCGTGATATTTGATGACGTTCGCGATGGGTTCTTTCCGCTTTTCCCATGCATCGCCGTTTTCGACATCCCTGGGGTCTTCCCAGCGGATGTTCCAAGAGGCGTAACGAAGCTCCACTCCGTAAGAAACAAACGGAATGCATAAAAGGAGAACGAAAAAAATGGCGATTTGCTTAATCATTTACGAATAATCAGCCCGCAAATTTTGTCGATGGTTCGGTAAATCGGTTTCAGACGCTTGTACATGAATACGATCGTCCTGTAGAAAGCTGTCCTTTGGACTTTGACCGAAATCAGGTCTGCGTTTACGTCTTGTACGGAGCTGAATGCGATTTTGGGGTTTGCCAAGATGGCATCCAGTTTTTCGTGAGTCTTTTCGAGAATGCTTTTTTGAATGTTTTTGTCCGCAAGGTCAAAGCAGGTGAGGCCAAAGCTTGCATAGTAATGCATGATCTTTGCGCAGTTTAGATGTTTGAGGAATGAAGACCTGCGCGTCACCTGGCAATTCCAGGTGCCGTCTATTTCTTTCACGATGCCACCTTGGCGGACGTTGACCTCGTTGAGTGCGGTCTGGTCATAAACGACAGAATACTTTTCAAGCGTTTCTTTCCACAGCTTGTGCCATTCGTCAAAGAACTTTTGGGCAGCGGGAGATTTTTTGACCCAGATGACGCCACTGTTGAAATGTAAGTCCTGGTATCCGGCACTCCAGTGCAAAGGCTTGGAACGTTCTTCGTAGAAATTCTGATAGCTGCCTTCAGAAATTTTCTGGTGACGGTCAAGTACCATTCCGATAGATATATCTTCGCTAAAGTCGGACTTCAGTTCTTCGCATACAAGCGTGTCCCCGTCGATAAAGAGAAAGTCTTCGTCGATGTAATGGTACATCGTGGTCTTTAAAAAACGGGAACGGTCGCGGTTGTTGTACTCTTCGGGAACCTGGATTTCGCAGATTTGTATGTCAATTTTATTGTGATAGGTTCTTTTTCCCGTGAATGTTGCCGCAGTACCTTGGTCAACGAGAATCACGACCTGGGCTCCTTTATTGTGCGCAAGCAGGCTAGACGCACTTATCATGGTCTGTTCATAATAAGTGTCTTTTTCATTGCTGACGAGTACGTAGACGAAAGTCATGGAAAACCTCTTATAGGCCTTTGCCGAAAAATTGTTCGCACTTTTCGATGGCGACATCGTTACGGTTGTTGTGCACATTGGCTATGTATAAGGATGTTTTTGCGAGTTCCTTATTTGTGATGTAGAAGGGGTGCGTTTGTTTATTGGGAACCCAAGCGACAGGGATGTTGAGGCTGTTTTCTATAAATTTTAGCCAAACGTCATCGACGGACCATGCGTTGTCCATTATATTCTTCGGGTTGAAAAATTCTGAATCCATATCGAAAATATGGGGGGGGTAGAGAACGCCTCCGACTCCTGTAGCGAAGAGCTGCTGGGAAGGCCCTGGGTCTTTTTTGCAATCGTAATCCCAGGAATTATAGTCGACAGCGTGCTTGTTCATGTCATACAGGATTTTATGGACGCGTCTTGCCGAAATACAGTTGGGATGCTTTTTGTAGCTTGCGTACAGAGAGGCTAACATATCCCGTGTGTAGATGACATCGTCGTCTACGGTCACGATGCATGCGTCTCGGTATTCCTTCATGGCGTGAATGTATTTCTTGTGAGGCTTTAGGGGTTCACCTCCGCAACGGATTTCTAGGCCCTTCTTTTGCAATTTGAGAATTTCTTGGGGAATGTTTTCCAAGGAAACGTCTTTGTCTAGCCAAAGGATGACCTTGGTGGGCTTCAAAGTCTGATTGAGAATGCTCTTCAGGCATATAGGAAGCGTCGGGAATCGCGCTGGATAACTTGTTAACGAGACAATTATCGGAGTCTCGAATCTTTGTTTTGCAATGCCATAAGAGATGGGTAGGTAATTGTACCTGAAATTGTTCCAACTCGTTTTTGCTTTTTCAAGGGCGATTTTGATGGTAGTTTTTGCCGCAAGGCTTGGGCTAAGGCGAATCATTTTGTATAGAAAATGGATTGCTTCTTTCTTGTCATGTGCCTTTTTGGCTGCCCTGAAAGCGTTGCGAAAATCGGTAAATAAAATTTTGTTGCGTGCGTCGCGAACTTTCTTGCTCAGCTTGTAAAATTGGCTGAGACCTTTGTTGAAGCGCTCGCTTGTGTAGGCCCATTTGATTTTATTGCTTTCCGTAATTCCACAGCCACGGCGATATACAGATGAAATCACTGGATTAAAGTGAATTTTGCCCTTGGTGGAGAGGTAGGCCCACATTGCGGTATCGAAACCGGGCTGTTTTGATTGCAGAAACTCGGGAAGAAATTCGCTGCGGTAAACAGCGGACGCCGTAGGAAATCTTCTTCGAATGAGAAGATCTTCCAAAGATACATCGTGTTCCGGTTCATCCGAAAAAGGACGGGCTACATTTGTGTTGGTGTATAATACGGTCCCGTTTTCGGTAGAAAGCGAATAATCTAAATGGCTTTCAAGAAAGTCAACTTGTCGCTGCAACTTGTTAGGATCGGTCCAGTAATCATCTCCTTCGCAATCGGCATAGTACTTCCCTTTGGCGGCAGGATAAATGAAATTCTTCCAGATGGGGTTGCGCTTAGAATGCTGGTTTTCAGTTTGAAGGATTGGCTTGATTATATCAGGATGCTTTGCGGCGTACTCTTTTACAATTTCGGCTGTTCCATCGGTTGAAGCGTCGTCGTGAATAATGATTTCGATGGGAAAACTCACCTTCTGCATCAAAAAGCCTTCAATTGTTTGCGCAATGAAGTCTTTCTGGTTGTAGGTGGCGCAGAGAATGGATACAAGAGGAGCCTGATTCATATTTGAGAGCATAGAAAAATTGTTATTGCAACATGTCCAGTAGGTGCTTGGCGTCCTGTCTTTTGCGGAGAACCTCGTACCCGTCTTCCGTCATTTTAACAATGGCACAGCGTGGGTTGATAAAGAATGGGGTGAGGTTGTGCCTGTAGGCTCCAGATCCCTTGAAAACCAAAAAATCTCCATAGTGGTAGTGCTTCAATGTTACTTGATTTGCTATAACATCTGTTTCCATACAGGTCGCGCCTACGATGTCAGCGGTAATGGGCTGTTCCTCTTCTCTTTCGCTGTATTCATCATAGGGATAATTTACTTTACTTGTTTGAGCCCGTACCTGATAGATGCTTGCGTCTACAATGACGAAATCCTTTTGGTTTATAGTTTTGTGTTGATGAATTCTTGTAACCAATTCAAAGACGTTTGTTACAACGGATGCCCCTGGTTCTATTACAATATGGGGCTTGTGAATTTGAAACCATTCATTGTTGAGTAAAACGTCACAAATTCCGTTGGCGTAATCTTGGTAGGAGGGCCGCTTTGAAATATCGACTTCCTTGGGGGCTGCTCCAAAAAATCCACCGCCTAAATCAAAATATTTGATTTCATCTAGGGCGTGCACTTGAGCTATTTCTAAAAGGCGCGAAGAGATAATTTTGTAGTTTTCGACAACGCGGTTAGTCGATGATGTGTGCCCATGTAACGATACGACACTGATCTTATTCTCTTTTAATTTGGGAATGATTTCGTCAAGAATTTTTTGCGTAAATCCGAAACGGCTTTCTTTTAATCCACCTTGTATGGCGGATGATCCGTTGTCGGTCTTTATTTCCATGTTTACGCGAAGGCCAATATTGATCGGTAAAACTGGATGTTTTTTTCGAATGTTGATGATGAAATCAATTTCGTAGAGACAGTCTAAGTTTACAATAGATCCATTGAGGATTGCTTTTTCGATTAGAGCTTCACTTTTGATGGGACCGTTTAAAATAATGCGATCCCCTTTAAATCCGACTTGCTGGGCCAAATCGTATTCTATTTCGGAAACAACTTCTGCAATAAAACCATTACTTTTGACGATGTCTAGTAAAAAAGGAGTGTAATTTGTTTTGAATGAATACGAAAGAAGAAATCGATTGTATCGATTTTTGAAGGCGTTGTTAAAGTCGGTCAAGTTCTTTTGAAATCTATCGGGGTATGCCAAATAGAATGGGGTTCCGACTTCATTTGCAATTTCTTTTAATCTAGATATCATGATCTTGTAACGTTATATGGAAATAGTTCTTGAAATTATGTGTAACCGAAATGAGTTCGTCGTAGCTTGGGAACTCCAGAAGACATAAGCCGACTCGGTCTGTCAAAAATTTAAACTTGTTGATAGCGTCGCCTTTCTGTTTGAAATAAAGCTCCTTGACGATATATTTTTTGATGTAATCGTCGATTTTAATGTCTTCAAGGATTCCGTCTTTTTCTGAATATAGCAAACAGTAGGCAAAATAACCATTGGCTTCTGCTTTATCTATGTCAAGAGGCTCGTTAAGAGCCATTTTTACAGCAAGTTCTTCGGTACTTATTTTATAGGCCCTGTTCATGAGGCTGTAGATGAAATTCCCACTATGCCTTGAGTTGACTTCTATAAAATAAATTTTTCCTGAAGAGGATACCCTAAATTCAACATTGATGGCTCCAGATTGAATTTTAAGAGCCGATACAAGTTTTTGGATTTCATCCTTGACCTTGTTGTAAAGATCTTCTGGAATGATTCCTTTCCCAAAAATCGTTGCGCAAGGCAGAATTTCGTTGACTGCTGGATATAAATATCGTCCAAGGAAAGCAATCTTTAGAATTCCGTCTTCGATGATGCAATCACCGTTTATTTGAATGTTTCCATCCACGAATTCTTCGATAACAACATTTCCGCTATTAGACTCCTCGTGAGCCTTGTCGACAGCGCTTTGAAGTTCGCTTTCTTGGAAAACTTTCGTTATTCCCTTGTTTCCGCCGCGGTCCGTTGGTTTCACGATTACAGGGAATGTCAGACTATCAATCGATTCCGGAATGGACGTTCCGTTAAAGAGGATGAATTTTGGAAAAGAGGTGAAACCATTGCGTTGAAGGAACTGTCTAAAATTGTTTTTGTAAGACAGTGTTTCTTTCGTGGTTTCGGAAATACCCGGCAGATGAAACTTTTCTATAACGTGGCATCCTGCGAAGTATCCGTGTGAAGAAGCGAAAAAGACTACGCCATCAACGGGATTCTTTTCGATGTAGGCATCAATAAGATCAGTGTCGTAGGTACTGATCATGAGCGCTTCGTCCGATTCCTTGTGGCCGGGATTTTGGGGCTTGTTGTCGCATGTGATAACATGCAAGCCACGAGATTTGGCGTACTTAATGGCTGGTACAACAGACAGATTTGCATCAAAAAAGATAATCCGTTTATTCATAATCCTATTCCACGTTTATTTTTAACCAATCACGGTCATGGCTCAGAGCATTAGTCATTTCTTCTCTGGTGTCGAACCTGAGAAATAGCGTTCCCAAGGAAGTATTTGCACCGGTAAAGGGGACGATATGGTCGCTAGGACTTACAATAAGGCCCACGTCGCGGACATACTTGCGTTTGAATTCTGGGTTGATGTCGATAGAAACGAAAGTCCCTTCTTTGGATGAGTGCAGAATGTAGTTGCACCAAACTCCATCGTATTCTGGGACTGTTATGTTGTCTAGTGGCATTCCGAGCGCTTTCTTGATTTCGTTGACAATGAGGTCCTGACCGGTCGCCATGTCCTGCAGTTCGGCGATACGGTTTCCGCCACCGCGGGGACTCACTTCCATAATGTAGGCCTTGCCATCGGAACACACACGACTTTCCACATTGTAGATACCGGATTTCACGCCGAGAAGCGTGAACAGGCGCTGCAGTTGCGCTGTCAGGTCGTCTTGGAACTTCTGCTCCATGGAGGCGGGCCAAATTTCGATTGCGGGCGTGTATGGGTTTGCTGCGTTCTTGTCGAATAGCTGGTCGGAATACGCCGGGTAGACGAGCTTGCCGTCTACCGTAAAGATATCTGCGCTGGACTGAGCACCGACTTTGTCGAGAAAGTCCTCGATTATGAAATGTTTTGAAAGCGACGACGAGAGAGCGGTCTCAATGGCGTTACGTAAATTTTCCTTGTTCTCAACTTTCGTGACGCCCTTACTGCCTGCTGAATCGACAGGCTTTACAATCACGGGCCAGTTGAAGTAGGCGGTATCTTTTAGGGCGTCTTCGATGTTGTTGTAGCCCTTTGCCTTGGGACAGTTGAATCCATGCTCGGTAAGAAACTTGCGGAACAGCGACTTGTCCTGCAGAATGCGGGCGGCCTCGTAGCTGCACTGGAACGGCAGTCCCATTTTCTCGGCGACATAGGCTGCGGAAACGACTCCCGGGTCTACGGCATGTGAAAGTATTCCGTCAATTTGCAGTTCTTGTGCGGCCTTCAAGACGGCGTCCTTTTCAATGATACTCACGTTGCAGTATTCATCGGAATACTTGTGTGCAATGTTGTTGGGGAGGTAATCCGCCGTAATCACATAGACTCCTAGCTTATGAGCCTCTTCGATTACGGGGAGCAAGTAGCGGAGTCCGCCAAGGAGCATCAACTTTTTCATTAGCGTCTCTCTTTTACATGCATTTTATTTTTTTTAGAATCAAACCAATGAAAGAAAGGTACTTCTAAAAGGTGTATTCGCATAAAATCAATAAGGGTACATATAATATAGATTCCTAATACAGACACTATTGCGTGTATTGCGAGATAATCGGAGTTAAAGAATAATGTGTTTTGCAAGGTGTCTGTCCACAACCATTGCCGCATTGTATCGCTAGCTGCATGAATGAGTAGGACTCCAAATGCAGATGCGCTGATGGTGTTTATAATCTTTGAATGCTTGATTTTCAAATTTTTAAAGAAAAGAAATGCAAAAATTGCTGTTGTTAGGGCGAAAATGGCGTTGGAATCCGCTACATATTTGTACCAAGTGACTTTACCGGAAATGTCATATCTCCATGCTCCCCATATAACGGTTGCCCAAGAGCAAACAAAAGAAATCAATAAAGCCAACCCGCAAAATTTGTTGCTTTGGAATTTTTTTATAGGGTGAAGTCTTAGGTATGCTGCAATGATGTACAAGATAATAAACCACTGCACGTAGTTGAATGATATCTTTATGTGAATTAGAGGCAAAATTGTGAACATGAGGACGCATAATGCAATTAAATAGCGATGTTGTCGCTCGCTAGTTTTGTTTAATAGGATGTTTAGATACGGAATAAATAGAAAGAATAGCAAATAGCAACTTGTAAAGCTGTTTGTGATACTAGAGATGGGCAAAATATCTTTAATAAGAAATTGGATTGAATAGTTGTTGTATTTCGTTATGAAGAAAATGATTGCGATAATGATGCTATAAAACTCAATTTCTAGGAAAAGCTTTAAAAATTTATTTAGGGTTATTTGTGACTTGACCATAAAATAACCGGTTATCAAGACGAAACAATTGATACCGGTTTTGCCACCCCAACCAAATAGCAGTAAAAAAAGTGAATTTGATGATGTTGCTCCAAATTCTTTTATAAGCTCGAGGTATCCGGAGTTGACAACATAATGGTGTGCGACAATGATAAGCATCGTCACTATGCGGAACAACTCTAGATTAGAGTCTCGGACTTTCTTTGGTTGAGTTTCTATTTGGGGCATTCGAAATATTCTGCTATTCTATTTTCGAATAATGTCTATAATCCTGTCGGTGCCTTCGTTATCGAGACCTGCGAACATCGGCAAACAAAGCACCTGGTCGGCAAGTTTGTGTGCTACAGGCAAGTTCTTCGGGTCGGCAGATTCCAGTCCCTTGTAGGCGCTGAACGTGCTGATGAGGGGGTAGAAGTAGCGGCGACCGTAAATGTTGTGCTCCCGCAGTTTGGCGTAAAGGGCGTCGCGGCTGATGCCGTATTCTTCGCTGATGAAAATCGGGAAGTAGGCGTAGTTGTGACGCACGCCTTCGATGTCCTTGAGGAAACGGATTCCAGGAATGTCCTTGAGGGCTGCGCGGTACTTTTCGGCTATAGCCTTGCGTTTTGCGATGGCGTCATCGACCTGCTTTAGGTTCAGGAGCCCGTATGCGGCGCGGATTTCGTCCATCTTGCTGTTGATACCCGGGGCAACGACGGTCGTTTCGCCGGCGAAACCGAAGTTCTTAAGGAAATCGATGCGCTTCTTGGTTGCTTCGTCATGACAGATGAGGGCTCCACCTTCAACGGTGTTGTAGACCTTGGTGGCGTGGAAACTGAGCGTACTCATGTCGCCGGCTTTCAAAACTGATTCGCCATCCTTCTTGACGCCGAAAGCGTGGGCTGCATCGTAGATAATTTTCAAACCGTAGATGTCTGCGATTTCCTGAATACGTTTCATGTTACAGGGGGTGCCATAGACATGTACGGGCATGATCGCCGTGGTGTGCGGCGTGATGGCGGCCTCGATCTTCTCGGGGTCGATGTTGCCGGTTTCTTCGTCTACATCCACGAAGACGGGCTTTAGACCGTTCCACCAAATAGAGTGCGTTGTCGCTACAAAGCTATAGGGAGTCGTAATGACTTCTCCGGTAATTCTCATTGCCTGCAAAGCGGTAATGAGGGGGAGAGTCCCGTTGGTGAATAAACTGATATATTTAACACCGAGATAGTCAGCAAGTGCTTTTTCAAGTTCCTCATGGTAGTGACCATTGTTGGTCAACCATTTTCTATCCCAAATATCCTGAAGCATGGGGATAAAGTCTTCCAGTTTTGGAAGAAGGGGGGAAGTGACTGTAATTGTTTTATTCTCGCTCATAATAATCTACGACTTGTTTTTCTTTTTACTCAAAAGTTCCAGCAGTTCCTTGACTGTTTTCCTGTTAAATATACAATTGCTTGCGATGTAGTAAATGGCTCCTGCGGCAATTCCGAGTACGAGTTGTAGGGTGTATTCCTGTTCGGGGAGAATTCTTGTGGCACCCATGCAAATAGCGCCCATGACCAGGGAATTCAAAAGGGTCGGAATGTACATCTTGAGCTGGATCCAAAGGCCGGCATTTAGCAATTTTCCGGAATAATAGGTGTTTATCACAAGTCCAAAACAGGTGCCGACCCATTGGCTAAAGCAGATGGCGATAATCCCATGAGGAATGGCGATGCAAAGAATGATTATTCCTACAATTTTCTTGATAACTTCTAGTTTCAGAAATAAATCGGACCGTCCCATAACTTGCAGAATATTTAAGTTGATCGCATGTACGGGATACCACATTTGGGCAAGGCAGATGATTTGTAGAATGAGAATGGCGTTGACCCATT containing:
- a CDS encoding DegT/DnrJ/EryC1/StrS aminotransferase family protein; the protein is MSENKTITVTSPLLPKLEDFIPMLQDIWDRKWLTNNGHYHEELEKALADYLGVKYISLFTNGTLPLITALQAMRITGEVITTPYSFVATTHSIWWNGLKPVFVDVDEETGNIDPEKIEAAITPHTTAIMPVHVYGTPCNMKRIQEIADIYGLKIIYDAAHAFGVKKDGESVLKAGDMSTLSFHATKVYNTVEGGALICHDEATKKRIDFLKNFGFAGETTVVAPGINSKMDEIRAAYGLLNLKQVDDAIAKRKAIAEKYRAALKDIPGIRFLKDIEGVRHNYAYFPIFISEEYGISRDALYAKLREHNIYGRRYFYPLISTFSAYKGLESADPKNLPVAHKLADQVLCLPMFAGLDNEGTDRIIDIIRK
- a CDS encoding acyltransferase family protein, which produces MPQIETQPKKVRDSNLELFRIVTMLIIVAHHYVVNSGYLELIKEFGATSSNSLFLLLFGWGGKTGINCFVLITGYFMVKSQITLNKFLKLFLEIEFYSIIIAIIFFITKYNNYSIQFLIKDILPISSITNSFTSCYLLFFLFIPYLNILLNKTSERQHRYLIALCVLMFTILPLIHIKISFNYVQWFIILYIIAAYLRLHPIKKFQSNKFCGLALLISFVCSWATVIWGAWRYDISGKVTWYKYVADSNAIFALTTAIFAFLFFKNLKIKHSKIINTISASAFGVLLIHAASDTMRQWLWTDTLQNTLFFNSDYLAIHAIVSVLGIYIICTLIDFMRIHLLEVPFFHWFDSKKNKMHVKERR
- a CDS encoding putative nucleotide-diphospho-sugar transferase; translation: MTFVYVLVSNEKDTYYEQTMISASSLLAHNKGAQVVILVDQGTAATFTGKRTYHNKIDIQICEIQVPEEYNNRDRSRFLKTTMYHYIDEDFLFIDGDTLVCEELKSDFSEDISIGMVLDRHQKISEGSYQNFYEERSKPLHWSAGYQDLHFNSGVIWVKKSPAAQKFFDEWHKLWKETLEKYSVVYDQTALNEVNVRQGGIVKEIDGTWNCQVTRRSSFLKHLNCAKIMHYYASFGLTCFDLADKNIQKSILEKTHEKLDAILANPKIAFSSVQDVNADLISVKVQRTAFYRTIVFMYKRLKPIYRTIDKICGLIIRK
- a CDS encoding ATP-grasp domain-containing protein translates to MKKLMLLGGLRYLLPVIEEAHKLGVYVITADYLPNNIAHKYSDEYCNVSIIEKDAVLKAAQELQIDGILSHAVDPGVVSAAYVAEKMGLPFQCSYEAARILQDKSLFRKFLTEHGFNCPKAKGYNNIEDALKDTAYFNWPVIVKPVDSAGSKGVTKVENKENLRNAIETALSSSLSKHFIIEDFLDKVGAQSSADIFTVDGKLVYPAYSDQLFDKNAANPYTPAIEIWPASMEQKFQDDLTAQLQRLFTLLGVKSGIYNVESRVCSDGKAYIMEVSPRGGGNRIAELQDMATGQDLIVNEIKKALGMPLDNITVPEYDGVWCNYILHSSKEGTFVSIDINPEFKRKYVRDVGLIVSPSDHIVPFTGANTSLGTLFLRFDTREEMTNALSHDRDWLKINVE
- a CDS encoding ATP-grasp domain-containing protein, translating into MNKRIIFFDANLSVVPAIKYAKSRGLHVITCDNKPQNPGHKESDEALMISTYDTDLIDAYIEKNPVDGVVFFASSHGYFAGCHVIEKFHLPGISETTKETLSYKNNFRQFLQRNGFTSFPKFILFNGTSIPESIDSLTFPVIVKPTDRGGNKGITKVFQESELQSAVDKAHEESNSGNVVIEEFVDGNIQINGDCIIEDGILKIAFLGRYLYPAVNEILPCATIFGKGIIPEDLYNKVKDEIQKLVSALKIQSGAINVEFRVSSSGKIYFIEVNSRHSGNFIYSLMNRAYKISTEELAVKMALNEPLDIDKAEANGYFAYCLLYSEKDGILEDIKIDDYIKKYIVKELYFKQKGDAINKFKFLTDRVGLCLLEFPSYDELISVTHNFKNYFHITLQDHDI
- a CDS encoding glycosyltransferase — encoded protein: MNQAPLVSILCATYNQKDFIAQTIEGFLMQKVSFPIEIIIHDDASTDGTAEIVKEYAAKHPDIIKPILQTENQHSKRNPIWKNFIYPAAKGKYYADCEGDDYWTDPNKLQRQVDFLESHLDYSLSTENGTVLYTNTNVARPFSDEPEHDVSLEDLLIRRRFPTASAVYRSEFLPEFLQSKQPGFDTAMWAYLSTKGKIHFNPVISSVYRRGCGITESNKIKWAYTSERFNKGLSQFYKLSKKVRDARNKILFTDFRNAFRAAKKAHDKKEAIHFLYKMIRLSPSLAAKTTIKIALEKAKTSWNNFRYNYLPISYGIAKQRFETPIIVSLTSYPARFPTLPICLKSILNQTLKPTKVILWLDKDVSLENIPQEILKLQKKGLEIRCGGEPLKPHKKYIHAMKEYRDACIVTVDDDVIYTRDMLASLYASYKKHPNCISARRVHKILYDMNKHAVDYNSWDYDCKKDPGPSQQLFATGVGGVLYPPHIFDMDSEFFNPKNIMDNAWSVDDVWLKFIENSLNIPVAWVPNKQTHPFYITNKELAKTSLYIANVHNNRNDVAIEKCEQFFGKGL
- a CDS encoding endonuclease/exonuclease/phosphatase family protein is translated as MIKQIAIFFVLLLCIPFVSYGVELRYASWNIRWEDPRDVENGDAWEKRKEPIANVIKYHDFDIVGLQEGSPYRLKQLMELLPEYDIILSDTMEYNPIIIKKGLFTVVDYGRFYLSKTPEKKSKSWDSKHARYCTWAKLKFQQDFLYIFNVHFDYHGKDAQAESAKLMSRKIYSMAGNTPFIFAGDLNFTSTSKSYKNLETSVMVDAQKIAEFTSTPNGSYNHFDPSRFGIWQLDHIFVAPGTKVKRFGILNETYYDGEKFRYPSDHSPVTIRFELSGEKY